acacacacacatatatatatatatatatatatatataatatgtgtatgtatgtatttatgtatgtatgtatatatatatgtatgtatgtctgtttatatatctatgtatgtatatgagtatatatacacatatgtatagtatatatacacataaaaaatatataataaataaatatattcatatgtgtgtacgtgcgtgcgtgtgtgtgtgtgtgtctgtatgtatgtacacacatatacatatatatagatatagatatagatatagatatagacacacacacacgcatatatacgtatgtatgtatgcgtgtgtgtctatatatacatatacataaatatacatatatacaaacacacacacaagcatatacataaatatataaatatatacatatatatatatataaatatgtgtgtgtgtgaatgtgtgcatacatgtgtgtatataaatgtatgtgtatatatatgtatatatatttatgtatgtatgtgtatacatagttgtgtgtgtgttttatatatatatatatatatatatatatatatatatatatatatatatatacgtatatatattatgtgtgtgtgtgcgtgtgtgtatacacacacgtattatatatatatacgtatatacatatacatacatacataaacacacacacctatatatatatatatatatatatatatatatatatatatatatatatatatatatatatataatatatatagatacacacacacacacatatatatatgtgtgtactacaaatacatattgtgtatatatgtatatatatatatatataaacatatataaacgcacacacatacacaaacgatgatacatatatgtatatatataaacgcacaaatgcacaaacggttatatattataatatatatatatatatatatatatatatatatatatatatatatatatatatagacgcacacatacacaaacggttataaatgtgtgcgtatatatatgtgtatgtgtgtgtatgtttgtgcacgtgcgcgcgcgtgtgtgtgtgcgcgtgtgtattattatacagacacatacacgtgtatgtgtgtgtgctgtacttAAAAATATCTTAACCCCTAAGAAATATATTTAGACTATGAATACAACCGcaaatatcataatttattattaagctAAAAAATAACGGATAAAAGATTACGCCCCGTATTCTATAGATCTGAATGCACACGGCTCTCAAACTCTCGCTCTGTGCACagctcgctctctttcgctctcgctctcggctTTTAAGTCATTATTCACTCATGGCCTCTAAAGCATTCTAATTTCTTAATACGGATTGAATGACTTTATAGTTAGATTCGGTTTCACATTACTGATTGTTTATCGCTGCTTTAAGGATTCTAACGAAAACGATATAAAACACAGTTCAGGTCACAGTATACATAAATTTCAATCTTATCGtctgtattatatttaaaaaagacaTATAAATCATCGCCGGCTATGTTACGCaggcataaatatatagattagttTCAGTTGAATCGTTAAAAGCTTAACTGGCAACGGCGAAGCCCCTGCACACGGCACGCAACTGGCGGTCTTACGTCAATATAAACATTGCACACATGGGTTTCGACGCAGAAGCTCAGCAAGCAGTACATTCATATCGTGTGATCGTGCTCAACTCCATTGAATTCCATTCAAGATGCCTGGTCCCTGCTGCATTGGTAAGGGATTGTTAGTGCTATAATATAATTGTTCGTACTAGTGGCATTCATTGCAAAAGTAATAAGTAAGTTTTTTAAGTGTCGGTCTTCTCACTTTCCAGTCTTAATCATGCCCGGTGTTGTCGCGAACAGGTAGTTGTGCCGAACGTACAGCACGTGTAGATGCCAGTGTTCTTTCTTGTAAATTGGTAGCTAAATCAATGTATAGCTTGATAGCATTGCCATGAATTTCCCAATAATATAGCTCGAAGTTAATGGAGATTTCGGTGGACGGAGAACGGAAAGTGATCCATACAAAACCCCAGTGATCATTACTTAATTCCACggtgaggttggggggggggatatattgcATAACTAACTTACCTGGTTAACCCTAAAGTTGAGACATACTTCAGCTTGGTAACTTGCCATAATTAATAATTCGGGCAAAAGAAATCCAGAATGAATACGGTTAAACGGTAAACCGCGTTACTACACTTGTATACATGCATTATGACCTTGACATTGCCTTGAACACGGTATCACAATTCCGTCTTTTTACAACATTTACTTAACCTCTTGAAGACTACTCTTCGGACCCATTCAGTTCCAATGGCACCACCCTGTGTTAAAAGCAACTTTGCGAAGACCAGCTGCAGAAGTGTTCAAGGTCAAAAAGATACAATCTGTCTACTACGGCCATAAATACGCACACGGGTGTACAATTATCTATATTGTAACTATATAACATAGCTTGTACGTTCAGTAACAAACGTCTGATGTTCTGTTATCCCCTTTTGAGAGGACCGATATCGCTCTTACAAGAAGTAAATGACGATAGCGATTCCCACTTGCAGGACTCCTTAGTTCTGGGTAAATATTGAAGGAGCAGAAGTAGAATCGAAACCCCCGTTCTGATGGACATTACGTTCTTCGAAGCCGGGAACCAAGTGGTGACCAGGCTAGTGTTGCGTATAGTGACAGGTGTGGAGAGTTAGGCCAGGTGTGTGACGATAGGTCTTCACAGCTGCTTACTGTAGCTGCTTTACGGGATTATTTCCACTTTAGTTTTCTCCCTCTCGGTTCACCACATGGTTCACTTTTATCAATAGtaacctccctttttctctcgtaCAGTCCCGAATAGATTGTAAAATGCCTAGTTAAATTTGAATgttacatggggggggggggaggttgcgtTTATAGTCTCGGGATCGGTATGCCCATGATTGTCACGGAAATCTTTAATTACAATGCAACTCGATAGACCCTATTTGATTTGATGACTTTCATGATCGGTATCATTTCTTGTCTAGGGTACGCTTGCAGACCCTAAACCATGCATTCACTCTTAGAACCCCGGTATAATACACTAGTCCATAAAGTTTGGGGTCTCGGACCTAAGAGGTTGTATTTCTCTTCTGTTAATACGGACTGAAAGATTATTCTCCTTATCTAGCATGAATTCTTGCCTAGATTTTTAGCTTTGCACAATTAATTCTCCGGCAAAACCAAAAATTAGATTTTAGGAAAGTAACGGGTATGTTCCCCGGCTGGAAAGGGCACCCATATACCTCGGTGCTATATTTAAGGTGTTGGAAATGACACCCTTGTATATCGTTGATATCTTGATAGTCTTTACAGCTATCGAATAGAATTGTTTTTCTTATCGCTAtcctttcacttttatcataatgagGAAGGTGCCTCTTCACTTTTTCAGcgtatgatgataatcttgatcgCTTCTCTTCATGACGAATCTCTTAATTACTCGGCCCATTACTTTCTCGCGTGCCTTTATTGCGGATTAGCTTTAGCTTGTTTTGGACAACTTGTTGCATGTAACTTGAGAGCCGTCTTTTCCCAAGTAGTTCGATTAGCTTAAGTATTGACGAGTCTAATTTTCTGAGTAAATACGGGAAAGCGTGAGTCTGCATATGTGCGTATTTGCGAGTGATCTGTGCTTGTTTGTGCTCTCTGAAAGATCCGAGCTCTTACGGAAAGATAACTCTCTGCTTTACAGTAACCAATATCATAAAGTTGAGCTAAAATAAGGTTttactttcctcctccccctttcttccttatctccagcgataaaaaaaaaaaaaaaaaaaaaaaacgccaagtttactctcttgctcttcccatctcttccacctctttctacattccctttcttaatacgcatccttcccctcccccttacctcctacCCACTTTTTTCCTAAATGAGAAGTGTCTTGTGGCGTCCTCCGCCCCTGAATAATTGAGGTCCTTCAACATTGCAGATAAATGCGAGTGCGCCGAGGGAGGCTGCAAGAAAGGTTGCCAGTGCAAGAGCTGTCGCTGCGAACCCTGTGAGAAATGTAAGTAATTTTTTCCATCTCTACTCCCCCTCATTTTATAAAGTAATTTACTCTCCTTTTCCACCTGATACTCAAGTTCACCCTGTCTATTACTCgtatgtctagttataatcgcttATTAACTTGACAATCGTGCCATTTCTACAATTCTATGGTCTTGTGTAGTTGTAAGATGATGTAATTGTATAGCCACTACGTTCAGTATTTACCCACTTACGAATTAAGCTATTTTCAGACAGGAAATATTCTATCTAAATCCTGTTTTACTATTTCACAGGTACAACGGGGTGTTCTTGTCCCTCGAAGGAGGACTGTGCCAAGACTTGCTCCAAGCCATGCAAGTGTTGTCCATAGGCTAAGCGCCTCGTGGCTGCCTGCATGACGGTCTCTCCCGTGCGGCGGagtgagcaggaggagagggagaagactgaAGATTGGGACCAGTCGTGTAATTTGTTATAGGTTGTGAGAAGCTGTACCTTCTATAGGTCTATATTGATTGACATAAATTCTGttaatgatcttatttttttctagtgtatCGAATAaactcctcttttatttttattaaataaaaatcaaattagaattattattttttcactaaatACATGCAAGTCCTGAATACTCCAAGGATAATACCTTAATAAAAAAGCCCACAAAAGTTTCCACGGTCACCGTTCCTAAGCTTAATTTTGTCTAAGAAAGTCGGCTTGTTACTGTATATGCTGttgcatgttgtatatatatatatatatacatacatatatatatatatatatatatatatatatatatatatatatgtacatatacaaaagtTTATAAGTTTATACAATATGTGTAATTGTTATTCCCAATTGTTTCCGATTCTTCATGAACGATTGTGTATtatgcggtgggggggggggggataaagctaAACTGGTGAGTATTGCGAACATAACCGTACAGTTgaattaaaattttgaataaaatgcAAACGACTGCATCATTAAGGACTCGAAAGCATTCGATCCTTGTAATAGAATAGCAAGGTTTCCTTTCGGTACGTTAAAATTTAGTTCCAAAGAAGGGATTCAAATAACTGAAAGCGATGGTATGGTAGTGGTAATCGATAGATCTCCGTATCTGATCCTAGAGGTTAAGAAAAGAAACCTCTCGGTTATGGGCAATGCCATAAAATAACGTAATCGTAGTGTTAATTTCTCCCATATACTTTACTATTATATGTAGAACGGCCCAAAAGAAAAATCTAGCATGCATACTTAGGGTTTGCTTTGCTGCCATAACACTATGATGGAAGTACATGTTacagtacgggggggggggggcattctaaTTAATCGTAACCATGTGCTCAATGGT
The Penaeus monodon isolate SGIC_2016 chromosome 18, NSTDA_Pmon_1, whole genome shotgun sequence genome window above contains:
- the LOC119584239 gene encoding uncharacterized protein LOC119584239 isoform X1, translated to MGFDAEAQQAVHSYRVIVLNSIEFHSRCLVPAALINASAPREAARKVASARAVAANPVRNVQRGVLVPRRRTVPRLAPSHASVVHRLSASWLPA
- the LOC119584239 gene encoding uncharacterized protein LOC119584239 isoform X2; its protein translation is MGFDAEAQQAVHSYRVIVLNSIEFHSRCLVPAALINASAPREAARKVASARAVAANPVRNAQRGVLVLRRRTAPRLAPSHASVVHRLSAS
- the LOC119584239 gene encoding uncharacterized protein LOC119584239 isoform X3; the encoded protein is MGFDAEAQQAVHSYRVIVLNSIEFHSRCLVPAALINASAPREAARKVASARAVAANPVRNAQRGVLVPRRRTVPRLAPSHASVVHRQP